From the Leptotrichia sp. oral taxon 221 genome, one window contains:
- a CDS encoding lipopolysaccharide kinase InaA family protein, which translates to MKKNKNYEINKNYDKNVLIEMLKNFDKLGSYVVEPGRNEIKRIKIKNNGEEKEVNVKKFKKKGFFSQLIYKYGKGSKARRSYEYGNKLLELGIQTPEPIAYFDDFGEDKRSFYLSEELKYDFTCREVLWNDFGLSDEEMEKQMPYRDEVIRQFAKFTVKLHESGVKFDDYSPGNVLIKKDGDKYEFYLVDLNRMSFNTKLSLTTRMENVSKMMEEEVFARKFSKAYSEFCTRYTEEEVFKKLYHFIKKHKFRVFIKDSTRPFRRMLKK; encoded by the coding sequence ATGAAAAAAAATAAAAATTACGAAATAAATAAAAATTATGATAAAAATGTTTTGATTGAAATGTTGAAAAATTTTGATAAATTGGGAAGTTATGTTGTCGAGCCAGGAAGAAATGAGATAAAGAGGATAAAGATTAAGAATAATGGCGAAGAAAAAGAAGTAAATGTAAAAAAATTTAAGAAAAAAGGATTTTTTTCGCAATTGATTTATAAATATGGGAAAGGTTCTAAGGCTAGAAGATCCTATGAGTATGGGAATAAATTGCTTGAATTAGGGATACAGACACCAGAACCGATTGCGTATTTTGATGATTTTGGTGAAGATAAAAGAAGTTTTTATTTGAGCGAAGAATTGAAATATGATTTTACTTGTCGGGAAGTTTTGTGGAATGATTTTGGACTTTCAGACGAGGAAATGGAAAAACAGATGCCTTATAGAGATGAAGTGATTAGGCAATTTGCAAAATTCACAGTAAAATTGCATGAAAGTGGTGTAAAATTTGATGATTATTCGCCAGGGAATGTCTTGATAAAAAAAGATGGAGATAAATATGAGTTTTATTTGGTAGATTTGAATAGAATGAGTTTTAATACGAAATTAAGTTTGACGACACGAATGGAAAATGTTTCTAAAATGATGGAAGAAGAAGTTTTTGCAAGGAAATTTTCAAAGGCGTATTCGGAATTTTGTACGAGATACACAGAAGAGGAAGTTTTTAAAAAATTGTATCATTTTATTAAGAAACATAAATTTAGAGTGTTTATAAAAGATAGCACGAGACCGTTTAGAAGAATGTTGAAAAAATAA
- a CDS encoding lipopolysaccharide assembly protein LapB, with translation MNVEELLEEAWKAVQDEKIKDAVIYLETILEIDRYNLEAFLMLIRIYLRMENYELAMEYCEEAYEKFDKNLDVIFSMGLLYQSIGKNKKASFYYKEFLEIEKNYHVLLNLGICYTELNFWKKALETIDEAIKLEPEKSEGYMAKAEYLAEMGDYKGALEIYEDRVKAEGNNVEEYYLYMRMGDVMARAGKIDEAIHYYNISINYEDTPDYIFENFYSLLISEKRYDEIELLIVNYKNSSDGRKKYLDIEGRFSLEIKDFKRAERVCEKLIMLSPENPRGYFNYAYVMELQHKYDEALDYIYKASNYTDDVEKIKATRNRIMSLKRKYGRLKKMEEKRKKETMEKEKENNLQLEQDEETSIADVLFEGKRRS, from the coding sequence ATGAATGTAGAAGAGTTATTGGAAGAGGCTTGGAAAGCGGTTCAAGATGAAAAAATAAAGGATGCAGTGATTTATTTAGAAACGATTTTAGAGATAGATAGATATAATTTAGAAGCATTTTTAATGTTGATAAGAATTTATTTAAGAATGGAAAATTATGAGCTGGCAATGGAATATTGTGAGGAAGCCTACGAAAAATTCGATAAAAATCTAGACGTTATATTTTCTATGGGTCTTTTGTATCAATCAATTGGAAAAAATAAAAAAGCAAGTTTTTATTATAAAGAATTTCTTGAAATAGAGAAAAATTATCATGTTTTGTTAAATTTGGGAATTTGTTATACTGAATTAAATTTTTGGAAAAAGGCGTTGGAAACAATTGATGAAGCGATAAAACTTGAGCCAGAAAAGTCAGAAGGATATATGGCAAAAGCTGAGTACTTGGCTGAAATGGGAGATTATAAAGGAGCTTTAGAAATATATGAAGATAGGGTAAAAGCAGAAGGCAACAATGTTGAGGAGTATTATCTTTACATGCGAATGGGAGATGTAATGGCAAGAGCTGGAAAAATAGATGAAGCAATTCATTATTACAATATCTCGATAAATTATGAAGATACTCCAGATTATATTTTTGAAAATTTTTATAGTTTGCTAATATCTGAAAAGAGATACGATGAAATTGAATTATTAATAGTAAATTATAAAAATTCAAGTGATGGAAGAAAAAAATATTTGGATATAGAAGGTCGTTTTTCATTGGAAATAAAGGACTTTAAAAGAGCTGAAAGAGTTTGCGAAAAATTGATTATGTTGTCTCCAGAAAATCCAAGAGGGTACTTTAATTATGCGTATGTTATGGAATTGCAACATAAATATGATGAGGCATTGGACTATATTTATAAAGCGAGTAACTACACAGATGATGTTGAAAAAATAAAGGCTACTAGAAATAGAATAATGTCTTTGAAGAGAAAGTATGGTCGTTTGAAAAAGATGGAAGAAAAAAGAAAAAAAGAAACGATGGAAAAAGAGAAAGAAAATAATTTACAGTTAGAACAAGATGAAGAAACGAGTATAGCAGATGTGCTTTTTGAAGGAAAGCGAAGGAGTTAA
- a CDS encoding DciA family protein, translating to MSEQSKKVQNLKSLVKNSYEAKSFIFRNEKYLLWKIKKNWEKIVGKPLAEKSNPKNLFKKVLQINTNDTTLYHMMSTYLNVIKEKTNKFLGMEAIESIDLRKLNYKIHRGLLDELIENDEIRGDVPVNQIPKRFKKKDFEENLKKMEKVRWEDISLTDEELEEIYESLGKMKYVEYAQKLEEIAINRRKKDKYLLANGYQQCEECGKIFLPYKNERICYECYGKKEEDKFRKMVRLIQREPFVSEKRAIKITNLDASTYYRVRDKLAQEVYEDMLYFCLEKDEEIKCSEDYKYEIKLEARKAISDFIKNYVYYKIGSDDKDVLAIEQKKVLKRLNKELSFKRKDFGK from the coding sequence ATGAGTGAGCAATCAAAAAAAGTACAAAATTTAAAAAGTTTGGTTAAAAATTCGTATGAAGCGAAATCGTTTATATTTAGGAATGAAAAATATTTATTGTGGAAAATTAAGAAAAATTGGGAAAAAATTGTGGGAAAACCTCTTGCAGAAAAATCTAATCCGAAAAATTTATTTAAAAAAGTTTTGCAGATAAATACGAATGATACGACACTTTATCATATGATGAGCACGTATTTGAATGTTATAAAAGAAAAGACGAATAAATTTTTGGGGATGGAAGCGATTGAGAGCATTGATTTGAGAAAGCTAAATTACAAGATTCATAGAGGATTGTTAGATGAGTTAATTGAAAATGATGAAATAAGAGGAGATGTTCCAGTTAATCAGATTCCGAAAAGATTTAAGAAAAAAGATTTTGAAGAGAATTTGAAAAAGATGGAAAAGGTTAGATGGGAAGATATTAGTTTGACTGACGAGGAATTGGAAGAGATTTATGAGAGTCTTGGTAAAATGAAATATGTGGAGTATGCTCAGAAGTTGGAAGAAATTGCCATAAATCGAAGAAAAAAAGATAAATATTTGTTGGCAAATGGGTATCAGCAATGTGAAGAATGTGGAAAAATATTTTTGCCTTATAAGAATGAAAGAATATGTTACGAATGTTATGGGAAAAAAGAGGAAGATAAATTTCGAAAAATGGTAAGATTGATACAACGGGAGCCATTTGTTAGTGAAAAAAGGGCTATAAAGATTACAAATCTAGATGCTTCGACGTATTATAGGGTTAGGGACAAGTTGGCACAGGAAGTGTATGAGGATATGCTTTATTTTTGTTTGGAGAAGGATGAGGAGATAAAGTGTAGTGAAGATTATAAATATGAGATAAAATTAGAGGCAAGAAAGGCAATTTCAGATTTTATAAAAAATTATGTTTATTACAAAATTGGTTCAGATGATAAAGATGTTTTGGCTATTGAGCAAAAAAAAGTTTTGAAGCGTTTGAATAAAGAATTAAGTTTTAAGAGAAAAGATTTTGGGAAATAA
- a CDS encoding DNA replication/repair protein RecF, with protein MYLSQINFNNFRCLNDKRIELDRYFNLIYGKNGQGKTSLIEAVHFLATGKSFRTKKIKEMLKYNTNRIIVFGKYIDKNGDENSLAIDLNEDKKTFYINRNKDKYIEYVGKLNIISFIPEDIEIIMGNPGVRRGFFNYEISQARRDYLEAIVNFEKILRIRNKMIKAKETGEEIYKIYNERFIEEGVKIIIHRREFIKKLSILLNLNYRKLFDEKSELKLKYDCFLGEVEKKTKEELTEIFERLCKRKVEREKLQGYSLIGPQKDDFVFELNGKNAKSFSSQGEKKSIIFSLKVSEIDILLKEKNEYPIFLMDDIASYFDEIRKNSILEYFRNKKIQCFMTSTEDLKISGKKIIVDGGDVILDE; from the coding sequence ATGTATTTGAGTCAGATAAATTTTAATAATTTTCGTTGTTTGAATGACAAGAGAATTGAGCTGGATAGGTATTTTAATTTAATATACGGAAAGAATGGACAGGGGAAAACATCGTTGATTGAAGCTGTTCATTTTTTGGCTACGGGGAAAAGTTTTAGGACGAAAAAGATAAAGGAAATGTTGAAATATAATACGAATAGAATTATTGTATTTGGAAAATATATTGACAAAAACGGAGATGAAAATTCATTGGCGATTGATTTGAATGAGGACAAAAAGACGTTTTATATCAATAGAAATAAAGATAAATATATTGAATATGTGGGAAAATTAAATATAATTTCGTTTATTCCTGAGGATATTGAGATAATTATGGGAAATCCAGGGGTTCGGAGAGGATTTTTTAATTATGAAATTTCACAGGCGAGAAGAGATTATTTGGAAGCGATTGTTAATTTTGAGAAAATATTGAGAATACGGAATAAAATGATAAAGGCGAAAGAGACAGGAGAAGAAATTTATAAAATTTATAATGAAAGATTTATAGAAGAAGGGGTAAAAATAATTATCCACAGACGAGAATTTATAAAAAAATTGTCAATTTTGTTAAATTTGAATTATCGAAAATTATTTGATGAAAAATCAGAATTAAAATTGAAGTATGATTGTTTTTTGGGAGAGGTTGAAAAAAAGACGAAGGAAGAATTGACGGAAATATTTGAAAGATTGTGTAAAAGGAAGGTGGAAAGAGAGAAACTACAAGGATATAGTTTGATTGGTCCACAAAAAGATGATTTTGTATTTGAATTAAATGGGAAAAATGCAAAATCGTTTTCGTCACAAGGGGAAAAGAAATCAATAATTTTCTCATTGAAGGTGTCAGAGATTGATATTTTATTGAAGGAAAAAAATGAATATCCGATTTTTTTGATGGATGATATTGCATCGTATTTTGATGAGATTAGGAAAAATAGTATTTTGGAGTACTTTCGTAATAAGAAAATACAGTGTTTTATGACTTCAACTGAAGATTTGAAAATTTCAGGGAAAAAAATAATTGTAGATGGAGGGGATGTGATTTTGGATGAGTGA
- the yaaA gene encoding S4 domain-containing protein YaaA: protein MDKKIAENVEIVEIKTDFIKLDQLLKWTNLTGSGSEAKMFILNGDVKVNGEVELRRGKKIHEGDIVEFNGEKITVKVQK, encoded by the coding sequence ATGGATAAAAAAATAGCTGAAAACGTAGAAATAGTGGAGATTAAAACAGATTTTATAAAATTGGATCAATTGTTGAAGTGGACAAATTTGACAGGAAGTGGTTCGGAAGCAAAAATGTTTATATTGAATGGAGATGTGAAGGTTAACGGAGAAGTTGAATTGAGACGTGGAAAAAAAATCCATGAGGGAGATATTGTTGAATTTAATGGTGAAAAAATCACGGTTAAGGTGCAAAAATAG